The following coding sequences lie in one Alosa sapidissima isolate fAloSap1 chromosome 15, fAloSap1.pri, whole genome shotgun sequence genomic window:
- the LOC121684466 gene encoding uncharacterized protein LOC121684466: MTELVRQMGCQIGDQIAASLSSSRQDTPRTDNTQCSAPDWSKMNVVFRSDIKEPPTFRGDSSDRYTAREWQESMQVYLNKKGYSTAEQGQEILDKLMDRARDVVRTCIRNNPLINIQRDPQVIFSILRQHFGEAISSTTPMRDFYETLPKQSERSLDYWIRLNKAIDLADESLQRQGRRVEDASHEVTMMFIRHCPEPGLYTAFRSKPLEGWSATEVQALIESHHKDRQSARMDRLQSNAKSDEWTPDMCCMTQQQAKNSNQLNGFDPGLLGKAVSLLEQMLSAQHLSPVRTRTFSPTPTPVAGSTGPCRICHAPDHSTKAHCFKEGLCFKCHKAGHRGFEKASKTEYKAHRNRFRTRFKLDSPHREGGSVGIRNAENPPNDSVRVLVTSTDYSQQGTDSLSEESNSKPSVQDKTLKSNFSATL, translated from the coding sequence ATGACAGAGTTAGTGAGACAAATGGGTTGTCAGATAGGTGACCAGATTGCAGCCAGCCTGTCTTCGTCAAGACAAGATACGCCAAGAACAGATAACACACAGTGCTCAGCTCCTGACTGGTCAAAAATGAATGTAGTCTTCAGATCCGACATCAAAGAACCTCCAACCTTCAGAGGAGATAGCTCAGACCGATACACTGCTAGAGAATGGCAAGAGTCAATGCAAGTTTACCTAAATAAGAAGGGCTACAGTACAGCAGAGCAGGGCCAAGAAATCCTTGACAAACTAATGGATCGTGCCAGAGATGTAGTAAGAACTTGCATCCGTAACAACCCCTTGATTAACATTCAAAGAGACCCACAAGTCATCTTCTCTATTCTCAGACAACATTTTGGGGAAGCAATATCATCCACTACACCAATGAGAGATTTTTATGAAACACTACCTAAACAATCAGAGAGAAGCTTGGATTATTGGATCAGACTCAACAAGGCCATTGATCTGGCAGATGAATCTTTGCAAAGACAagggaggagagtagaggacgCTAGTCATGAAGTGACAATGATGTTCATAAGGCATTGTCCGGAGCCTGGTCTGTACACAGCCTTCAGGAGTAAGCCATTAGAGGGGTGGAGTGCTACAGAAGTCCAGGCATTGATAGAGAGCCaccacaaagacagacagtcagCCAGAATGGACAGATTACAGAGCAATGCCAAATCTGATGAATGGACCCCTGATATGTGTTGCATGACCCAACAGCAGGCCAAAAACAGCAACCAGTTGAATGGATTTGACCCAGGGTTGCTTGGGAAGGCAGTATCCCTCCTAGAGCAGATGCTCAGTGCGCAGCATTTATCTCCTGTTAGAACTAGAACCTTTTCTCCCACTCCCACACCTGTTGCCGGGTCCACAGGCCCATGTAGAATATGCCACGCCCCTGATCATTCCACAAAGGCACACTGTTTTAAAGAGGGATTGTGTTTTAAGTGCCACAAGGCAGGACACAGAGGTTTTGAGAAAGCCAGCAAGACAGAGTACAAGGCCCACCGTAACAGGTTTAGAACCCGCTTTAAACTAGACAGCCCACACAGAGAAGGGGGCAGTGTGGGCATCAGAAATGCAGAAAACCCCCCTAATGACTCAGTCAGAGTGTTGGTTACCTCTACTGATTACTCTCAACAAGGAACAGATAGCCTGAGTGAAGAAAGCAATAGCAAACCAAGTGTACAGGATAAGACCCTTAAATCCAACTTCAGTGCCACATTATGA